The genomic stretch aaaaaaccggcatagctcacGGTGTCTTTACTTCTGCAGAGCGTGTTGGACTCCCGGAAACAAGTGTTCGAGGAGCTGCTATGGGAGCACCAGAGTCTAACCGAGGGCTTTGCCGCCCTCCAGCTCagccacaacaattgccaaggttTGCTTGATCCTACCGGCTTCTTTTGTACTGATGTCTGCCTTTGACAAATTCTGATAACCAGTTCCTTTCGTGCAGCTGCTCTGCCGGAAGCTTCCGTGGACGACCTCACCGTCCAGGTCGCTGCACTTAAGGGTAAGCCACATCTGATGGTTTGTTTTTTCTCTTGTTACCTTTTGTACTAAACCCATTCATTCCGGGTTTCAGCTGCCTAGGAGGAGCTTGCCACCAAGCACCAGCGCGAGCTCAAGGCCCAGCAGGATGAAACTGCTAAACTGAAGGATCAGCTGATCCATGCTGGGTCGGAGCATGCCAAGGCGCTTAAGGAGGCAATCAGTGCCGGCAACGCCCAGGTGGAGGAATCCAAGCAGCAGTTCGCTGAGGCAGAAGAGCAGTTGCGCCGGGATTTGGAGGATGAGCGGAAGCGGCAGCAGGAGCAGAAGGAGCAGAGCGATGCGGTCGAGGGTGTACTTGGCCGGTATCGAGGACATGGTCAAAGATACCGATGATAGGGCGCTGAGTAATTTTTCCCTCCCTTTACTTCTAAGCTTTTGTGTTTTCACCGGCTTGTTCTTATACTGCCTCTTTCAATCTTTGTACAGAACTTTTCTCGGACTCCCAGATCTGTGCCGAGGCTGCTGTTGCCAAAAGCCAGATCGAGGAAGTGGTTGACGCCAACCTGCCCTGGACCACCAAGGATCGCCTCGTTGCGCTATTCTCCCGGATCTCCCACATGCGCGCTGTCGACCGGACTCTCGCTCAGCTGCCGGAAGGTGCCATTGCAGCCTTCAAGAGCCTGTGGCCCGACGAGCCCGTTCCGGATAATACCAACCTTGTTgctgagcgactccaaggaaccgGCCGGCGAGTGGCGTCACTCTGCTGCTCCGTGCCGGAGCTGATATTGCGCTGCGCTTCGCTTGCTCATGGTATGAGGGCCTAGATCTGGACGCGCTGCATAGCATGCGTGATGATGCCCCCACCAATAAGGATCCGGTGAAAGCTGCTGCGCGCCGTGCCCGGGCCTATCAGCTTGCCAGCTACGCCTCCACCagtaccttcatccctcctccagcTGACCTCGAAGAGGCATTCACTGacaacgaagaggaggaggaagaataaGAAACCAGAGAGGGCGAGGCTGAAGCCGAGGTGGAAGCTTCTGAGGAACCAGCTGCCGGTATTTCGGAACCAGCTCCAGAAGTACCAGCTGCCCCAGAAGCGCCTATCCAAGCTGAACAAGCCCCTCAAGCACCTGTGAACACTGAACAAGCCCCGGACAGCTCATCTCCGCTTTACATGTGAACTCTTGCCCTGCCTTACCAAAAACAATGCTGTTAAATTTCCCCCGGTAAGCCGGGGTGGGGAAAAGTAAGATACTAAGTCCTTTTGGTTGTGTGAAACTTAAGTAGTTGCTAGGTTTGCATGCTTGACTTTCGAGCTTATTATGCTTAAACCGGTAACTTTGTGTGGTTGAAACTTATTTGTTTCgttttgctttgatcttgcatggCGAAGATTCCGGATTTGTTCCCGAATTCAATCCGATGCacgcttggttcttttgctttggctctgtctacctcttttgggtgtttgacATATGAGGccaaaagttcttttgccaagcaagcattttctcgaacttagagaaaaaattcaaaaattttcacaaaaaaacggtatgaccggggttagttaaactttcttcGGATTGTTCGCTTTcggtttcttttttcgtttttcaCGTGCTTAGATCCTTCCGGTTTACCtttcttgccatgaagccgggtttcgtACAGCAGCTAAGTCGAAGACTCACctttaggtttagcacgttactaaaccggaaaggaaAATTTCCAACGAAGAAACCAGtatagaaaaaataaacatgttgcaTACGATTCCGGTAAAGGCATTCCCCGAGATGCATTCGAGGTGCCGACATTTTAttgatagcaaataaggtacaaaaaaggaactccttacatCACATCTTCATGAATAGAAAGGACGAAGCAACGCTATGTTCCACGGGCGCTTGGTTTCTTCTCCTGACATGTCCTTCTTTCCTTCCTTCGATTCTTGTGCATCGATCAAATAGTAGGCATCATTATGTAGAGCCTTgatcacaatgaaaggcccttcccacggaggtgagagtttgtgccgTCCTTCAGTGCGATGCACTAGACGTAACACCAGGTCTTcttcccggaataccctcgggtttaccttccgactatgatagcgtctgaggttttgttggtatatggccgatcttgccaaagccagctctctttgttcctcgagcaaatcaacatcgttttctcgggcctcttttacctcttcttcggtatagagttggactcgtggtgagtcatggatgatgtTGGTTGGTATGACCATTTCTGCTCTATATACCATAAAGAAtggcgtgtatccggtagaccagtttggtgtggttcttatgctccacagcactgatggtagttcatcaagccaacatcctggCGTTTTCTCGAGTGGTTCGATTagcctcggtttgataccggaaagcacgagtgaatttgttctttccacttgcccatttgcctgtgggtgtgccactgaggctatatccaaccggatattgttatcatCACAGAACCACTtaaactctccttgagcaaagtttgttctaTTGTCAGTAATGAtgttgtgcgggtatccataccgcaaaatgatatctttcaagaatttcaccgctGTGTGCCCAATACATTTTTCGATTGGCTTAACCTCAAgccacttggtaaatttatccaccatcaccaagatgtgagtcatgtttccgtttgctgttttgaatggtccaaccatgtccaggcaccaaacaacAAATGACCAAGTTATCGGTatcgtttttaaaccggatgctggggtatgattttgcttggcgtacctctggcacccattgcatttctgGACCAAGTCATCAGCTtcctccaaagcagtgggccaatagaacccatgccggaatacttttgccaccagcgccctagacgtggcatggtgcccacattccccttggtgaatttctaggagcatctcttttccttcttccggttccacacatcgttggaggacaccggtaaagcTTCTCTTATACATCTCACCGTTGATGATGGTGTACGCTTTGGAACTTCTTTGAATCCTTCTCGATTTGGTTTCATCAGCCGGCAAGCCGccattgatcaggaattccttaataggttttaccCAAGTTGGTGTTTCCCGAGCCAGAAAAATTGGCACGTCAACCTCCATGTAATCCACCATCATTGTTTCTTCCGGCTTCGAACCCGAAGTTCCTGGGTCAGATGGAGCAGTCCCCAGGTTTCCTTCGTCAACATCCATCGGCACAACATGgggttccggtacaaaaattgactcggATTCCGGACTCGGTTTAATCGATGGTTTCCTCAGGTGAGCCAAGGCTATTCCagaaggaatttcttgcctggacgagcccagtTTGGAGAGTgtgtccgcggcttcattttctgcccgCGGTACGTGGTGAAATTCGCAcccctcgaagaatccggcaatcttctgcacatggaaccggtatgcggccatgttggcatcttttgcatcccaatctccagaACACTACTGTACCACCAGATCTGAATCACCGCAGCAAATGATCCGATGAacgccgatttcttttgcgaccttgagcccatggaccaAAGCTTCATACtcggcgacattgtttgatgccctgaagtgcatcAACAACACGTACTCGACACCACTAAATTGTGAGCATAACCAAGTTTAAGTCTCAATCTTTCACCACTCTCTTTATCTAGATGAATCTCAGACAGAAAGAGTATCTCAGGCCTATGTTGCTTCCCGATTTTCTGAAGCTATCTAATTGTCGGGAAATTGCCTAGTCCTCGACAATTATATATATCCACATGTTTTCATTGGTCCCGGTGGTACTCCTTGGAGGATCCCGCCAATCTTGGCGCTACATCACCAGCTTTGTGCATTTTTGGTATTTGTACTTTCTGTGGGGTTGTTTCTCCCACTGTCTTCCCCTCCAGGTTTTCCACCACACTAGCCACATGGGAAGGAGGCATGATTTGCTAGGGTATTCCCTTTTAGATGGTTATCTATCGTGCCCATGTCAAGCTTCCTCAGCCATCTCCTATCGTCCCTCTCCACAGCTCCTATCGCCCCTCTCCACAAAACGACAAAAATCAGAGTCGTCTTCATCCATCTCCTTGTGTTCCTTGCTAGGGACGTTACGGCCACCATGGCTGCTGCCACCTCTGCCCCTCGAGCTGCTAGCCTGCGGCCTGATTACAAATTCCCTTTTTGGTTGGTAGCAAAAATCTTCCTGTGGTACCATCATGAAATCACGATACTGAAAGTTCTTCGAGTCATGTGACCCATCTCCACACTAATCGACCACATGTCCTATAACACCACATTGAGCACAGAACCTCGGCATCTTCTCATAAAGCACACGAAATTTGTACGGTTCCTTTCCCAGCTCAACGCTTCTGGTCACAAACCTCAACAAAGGTTTCTTTAGTTTAATCCTCACATAGATCCTCACAAATTTAATATAATTCACATCATTGGTGCCCATCTCCACTTCCAGCACCTGTCCAAGTTTCCCTGCCATCAGCCTAGCAACAACAAATAGCAACGGACCACCGTACATGGACTTCTTCCAATCACCAAGGCATTTAAATTGTGCAATAAAAGTGAAATCATCAAGATCTCGAAATCAAAATTCATGGGAAACAACCCATTCCACTTGCATCTTCTGGTAAAAAGCAGTATGACCGAACTAGGTTTTTTGGCAAACCCTAATGATCACCGCCCACTTCATGGATGAGCGATTCTCCTCGATCAATCCAGAGATATCGACCGCATCTTCTTCCTTTGTGTAATTTCCAGGCGATTGAGTAATTCCTCAGTGCTTTCCGGAGTTCCCTGGGTAAAAGACTCACCCCGTCTTCCCCCTTCTCCTTAGAAGAGGATCTATCAACTGACGGCGCCCGTCCCTTCATCACATCTGTTATCCCATCCGCACTCTTCGCCATTGTCTGAGATCAGTAGGATCGCCCTGACGCTCAGATTATTCCCAGCAGGTCTGGTGTGATTGAGATCTCCGATCGGCGGTGATTTTTCGGTGGACTCCTACGTGATCGTAGGAGgagaacctaaaccctagacgaAAGGGTATCCTTCAATTGCTAACCTAAGACATGATCCAGTCAGTGCGTGCATAAAGCTCAATACTCCGTAATAATTTTTTACAATGCGACATGCTTAAGTCATTGTCAAAATCAATCGTTTTTCTAGTCAGGCTCACGCAGCAAGCAAGTGGGGTCCGACGATGAAATAGTATATGATGGCACGCAGAATAATTGCCCCATAAAATTCAGAAGTAACCAGAAACCACAATCAAGCCCGTAATCCAAGTTCTACACTAGATCAAAAAGCTGACAGCCCCATCAAATCTCATGTGGAATCCTGTGGCCGGACGCTCCTTCTTCCTCTCGTCCCTCTCCCTGCTCGCTAGTGGTATGTGTGTTCGCTCCTGGCTCCTGCAGCCGTTACCCCTCCCTCTCTATGGTAGCAAAAATTTAAAACCCTCTGGCCGTACCGACGATATTTCGCCGCCCCTCCCCAACTTTTTCCCCATCCACCTATGACCTATAGCGTCACATCAACTTTCATCTCGGACTGTCTCCTCCCGGCCCATTCGCCAGCTAGCTTCCCTCCCTGATCCCTCCCTTGAAGAGAGAAGAGCTCGCCAGCCTCCATTAATACTCACCCCAAGCTTCGCCTTTTAAGCCCTCGACTACTCTCATCACTCCACTTCCATCGGCGCCGCAAGATCCACAAGCGCATGTAGCTACCATTCTGCTTGCCTGCATCTCTACGGGTTTCGTCGGAAGCGTACAGAGTGGTCGATCTTGCGTGGCCTTCTGGCGATCTTGGGCCTGCACTGCCGCCACCGGAGTAGCAAGGTGAGGTGCACCGTGCGAGCTGCTCGTGCTCCATTGTTCCCATTATTCCATCTCCTGAGTCTCGTCTCTCGTCTGGTCTCTGGAGTAGAGGAGAGCACTATTTATAGTAGAGACCTAAAGATACCAGTAGCACCACACAGAGGCACACACCCTTTCTCCTTGAGGACCACCGCGCCACGGCTCCCCAAGAATCGTGTGCGTGCGCGCGCGCTGACTCCTATAAACAGATCTCTCATTCTTCGCTCTTGCAGGATCGTTTATTGTTTACTGACCCGCCAGTTGCATCGTTTGATTTGTTATTGGCTGCCAGATCAATGGACTTGATGCCGCAGCCGGACAGCCCGCACTCGGACGGCAGCGGTGGCGGGGCGTCGGGTACGTCATCGGCGGTATCGTCTCTCTCGCCGGTGTCGCCGTCGCCGAGCCGGTACGAGTCGCAGAAGCGGCGGGACTGGAACACGTTCGGGCAGTACCTGCGGAACCACCGCCCCCCGCTGTCCCTGGCGCGCTGCAGCGGCGCGCATGTGCTggagttcctccgctacctcgaccaGTTCGGCAAGACCAAGGTGCACTCTGCCGGCTGCCCCTTTTTCGGACACCCCGTGCCGCCGGCGCCCTGTCCGTGCCCTCTCCGACAGGCCTGGGGCAGCCTCGACGCGCTCGTCGGCCGCCTCCGCGCTGCCTACGAGGAGAACGGCGGCCGACCGGAGAACAACCCCTTCGGCGCCCGCGCCGTGCGGCTATACCTCCGCGAGGTCCGCGAGCACCAGACTCGCGCACGAGGCGTTAGCTACGACAAGAAGAAGCGCAGGAAGCCGCCCCAGCAGCACCACCCCGCAGCCGCCCACGACGTCCACTCCCACGACGGCAACGGCCACCACTACCACCCCCACatgcctccgccgcctcccggcgCTGCGGCGTGAGCTGGCTGGCTAGCTCCACGGTCTCCGCCCCCCTACTTATCATATCCTATCTATTGCTTTGCTACCACTACCAGTACGTATCATCTCTCCAGCAGGCTAGCTAGCGAGTTCTTTGCGGCTATCAAATCCCTAGCCAGCTAGTCTGCTCCTCCTCCTACTAGTACAAGTACGGATTAAATTCCTCCGTGAATCCATGCTTGCTACCCAGCTGCTGCTAGTACTAGTTTCGTCCAGTGATCATTTTCCGACTTATTTGGTCTAGTGATCCCTACTATTCATTCGCTTGTATTATCCCCTCCCAGTCCTAGTTTGAATGTCTGTGATGAACTGATGATCAATGTTGAGCTAGCAAGATCCATGACTCGTTCTAATATTTATCCTCATGTAATCGATTTCGTACCATTAATTAATCCTCATGTAATCTCTCTCTTGTTAATCTTGATCGGTCGCCTAGCTCTCTTGTTTTCAGTTAACAAGCAATGCATGTGATGTCTAGTTGCATCATGCGAGAGGTGGTAGCTAGCCGGTGTGGCCGTGGAGTCATGTCAGTGTGTGTCGTCCAGTTGGAGAATCTAACGTACTGTTCTTCCTGGAGGAGAGGGGTCACGGGCGATGGACATGATACGACGCCTCTTTTAGGGCGCTTTTGCATTGCTTTTTATGGTAAATAAATAGTACCGCTAATGCCATAAGTAGCTAGGCTTGACTGACCTGCGGCGTCTCTGTCAGCACGCTAACAACAGCTGCATACTACCTTGGAATGTATACATAAATGGGGAGGCTAGCTGCTACCAAAGTACTCCTACCTTGCTAGCTTCTTTCAGCTTGCACCAGTTGTACTGATGTACGTGCAGGCAGCATCCAGCGCTCAGAAATTTTGATTTGAGGATATTGGCATACTGCATTGCATGCAGCTCCTTTGCTACAGCTGGAGTACATATGATAATATGAGTGCAATTTTGTACATGTTGCTGCCTCTACGAAACTTTCACTGGTCGATGCTTAGGATAACATGCCATGCATCTCCTTTTCCATATGCCTTTTAAGGGTAGGAGAGGTAGAAGTCTGCAAGTAGATCGGAGAAGCTTTGTGTCAGGTTCAGGCTGTGCTGAGCTAAGCTTAGCTAGCTTGCTAGCTTGCAGTCACCGGCATGCACAGCACACATCAGTGACAGTGGTGAGTGGAAACatcgaagatgtacatgtaagatTCTGTGATTGAAGGATGGAGTCAATGTGTCGCACATAGGTTCGTACCTTTGAGGAAAACAGGAGTGCCTATACAGTAGCTACCGTGGCATTAATAGGGTGTGTACAAAACTAAGGGGCCTTTCATTTTATAGGAAAATTTTCTATACaagttgttttattcatagaaatATATCTTATAGGAACTAGTCCTATACGGTTTTTTAGTGTAAATCACATATCAAAAATAAAAGATCAAATCATACCTTATGCAAAATTCCTTTGCCACAATCTAACACACGTCATATTCCCATAGAATTCAAGTATGCATGATATCCAAatcttagggctcctttgatttataggataggaaaatcataggattAAGATGTCGTGGCTAGTTGAATCTTATGGGAAGATGTgttgtgtttgattgtgccaaaggaaattttccatgaggtatgacctaatgtttaATTCCTATatgatttgcactacaagattcatatatgattagttcctataggatatgttcctatgaatcatacAACTAGTGTAGAAAATCATCCCAAaggatctaaatcctacataattcttatacaaatcctatgaatcaaagaagctcTTATACTTTTCCTATTTgtatgattttcctatcctatgaatcaaaggagctctAGAGCATTCCCCTTGGTGCCCGTCCCACCCCCCACAAGTGGAGGCGGCAAGAGCGACAGATGGAGCATTTGGGGAGCGATGGCAAAGTTGTCGCGTTTTTCGGGCCACCCCCCGCCTACCCCCACCGGCATCCCCCAATTTGATCCCTCATTGACCAAATGTTATAAAAAAACTTAAGAAAAGCAAATCATGGTTCCAATTGGGCCACGAAGGCAACGACATTGAAATTCAAGGTCTCAACTTCAAATTCACCGGCTACCAAAACGGCACCAAGTCTACAAATCCTATTACAAACCGGGTAGAGGGAATCAAATGGATGAGGTCGACGGGTCGTCGATGACAGCAGGGGAGTCAGAGATGGAAGTTGTGTCGCCGGTGACGGCTGCATCGCCGGCATGGCCTGCTCTGCCGCCGATGTTGCTATCATCTCCTTCATGATGCGAGTCCGGGCCATCTTGTACCATACCTTGGCATCAATATCCATCGTGTAAGTGTCGGTGATCCCAACTCTTTAAATCTTTCTTCATCTTGGTCACCGCGGCTTGCGACGATTTGTTCGTGGCATGGATGAGGGTGGCTTGGGCAACTACGTTCGGCTTCAACCTTGGCCTCCTCAAGCTTGATCATGTGTTCGGCCTTTTCCAACAACACCTTCCACCTTTAATTGTTCTTCACATCTAGGTCATAATCCCTATCCTTCGAGCTTGAAACCACCTCGTCAATTGGCATGTCATTGGATGCTCCCATGGCGGCCAACGATGCAACACCATTCCTCTCGACCTTGGCTTTCTTGTTGCCAATTGGTTGCCTAACTGAGGCAGCCGAGGGTGCCCCCTCCACATCAATGACATTTGTGTCATTTTTTAGGGCGAGTCAAGTCTTCTCCCACTTGGGACAATTCTCGAGCTTGCTGAAAACATGCATGAGAGAAATTTATTTGCCTTTTATCCACTTCCTATACATGAATAGAGCATCCTTAAACTACAAAATAGAAACAACATTAGACAACGTAAACAACCATTACATGATCTAGATGAGAAGGCATGAGCTTACATGATTCACCATTGTTTTCTTTCACTCTCTTGCCTCTTTTCAAATGTGGTGAAACAGTGGAACTTGTTAACCATGGTTGTATGACGCCCCGCCTATGCGACATTGCACTCTCATTGTGTTTCATGACCACATTCTCGTTGTCACCGAAAAGATCGCTTTCGTTGAATTGATGGTAGATCCTCAACCAATAGGTTCCCCACGCCCGCTCGGCAGCGGTGATAGGGTCGAGGTTGATGGCCATCCATGTGTCTGTGAGGAAAAGATCCTCGTGTGTGCTCCATCGAATTCCGCGGCTCCCCTTCTTCTTGGTCATGACCGTGGCGCCCATGTAAAAGTCAAGCGCTTCCGTTTCCGAGCCATcatcgtcaccctcatcctcctccccTTGGGTGGCGTCCATGTACTGTTCTGATGGAGCACCCCGGCCTCAAATGCGGGCCAAGATGTTGACGCCCTCTGCCTATGAAAAAGAACACATCTATGATTTTACACATCAGCCAAGTGAAACCAAATCTACCAAAGGCAGTCCAGTGGAAAAGAAACAATTTTGCATACCTCATCGACAGTGTAATGAGAGCCGGCCATATCGTCAAACATATGCTGAACGTTGGGGTCTTTGTTGGTGTACTAGTCGTCGTTGCTGTACAAAGCGCGACCGACGGTGCTACTGCCCGTGCTGGGGTCATCCCCAAAGAAGACATGTGGCATGTGCATCGCCGGTGACATCGAGGCGAAGGAGTGGTTCAGGTTGAGGTCGAGCCCGGGACGATGCACATGGGGCGTAGGAGTAGTGTTCATCGGCGAGAAGAAGACGCCATTACCATGCGTGGCCCCAATATCACCGATCTCGGGCGATAAGAAGCGGTGATGCGCTGGATGCGGGACGAAGGCTCACTGAAGAAGGTAATCGATGAAGGTGAGGTTTTCTGCAccgcagttgcacttttctacgTTCCCACGGCTGATGCTTGTTCACCCTCGCCTTGCAGTCGTTCCTCATAGTATGCAATATCATACGACGCCTGCTCATCCACCTTCGTCTTGGCCAAGGCCTCCTTGTCGAGGGCATTGCAGTCGGCGGTCATGATGGATCTCCTCGTCAACTCTGACGCACATGCCTCTTCCGTCCATCCCCAGCTTCTTCGTGATGTGCTTAGCACATGCTGGCTTGCCGAGCTGCGGCATCGGCCGAAGATGGCGGGGTTTTAGCGGGTGAGAGGCAGGCGAGAGTGGATTCTGCGGTGGGGGTGAAGGGGGGCATTGGCCAATCCCGGTGGGATGCTCTAACACTTCTGtagttcttagagcatctctagcagaaccCCCAAACCGCAAACCCCAAATCGGCGTATCCAGGTGATGAGCGcatattgcacaccgttggggaacccaagaggaaggtatgatgaacacattagcaagtttttcctcagtaagaaaccaaggtttaatcgaccagtaggagaaagacgtgacttctgaaggtgttgctagttgACGTGTGGCAtagcgcactaccggcatcagcaacaacgtggaacctacacacaacacaaccaaaatactttgccccaacttacagtggggttgtcaatctcaccggttttgctgaaaacaaatgattagctgtatagtgtggaaatagatgtttgtttgcagtggaattaaacagaatagtgtttgcagtaagtaaacagaataggatgattttatcagtgtaaaagaaagaactggggtccacagttcactagaagtgtctctccataaaaataaataacatgACAAATTACGCTTCACCCGCTTGGCCAGAGCGGGAGGGGCAGCTGCAGCGGGAGGCACGGGGGCAGCGGGAGGCGCGGGGACGACATGCTGCCCCAGCCGCTTTCGCTTTCCGATAGCAGCAGCGGGCAGTGCGTCGACCATGATGCCTTCGGAGGCGGCTGCCGCGGCGACGCTGGATCCAGATGCGGTCGGTGGAGCTGGTCCACGCGGCCCCGGTCTTGCCCGGGAATAGCAACGGGTTGACTGCGTCCATGCCAG from Lolium rigidum isolate FL_2022 chromosome 4, APGP_CSIRO_Lrig_0.1, whole genome shotgun sequence encodes the following:
- the LOC124649484 gene encoding protein G1-like5, with product MDLMPQPDSPHSDGSGGGASGTSSAVSSLSPVSPSPSRYESQKRRDWNTFGQYLRNHRPPLSLARCSGAHVLEFLRYLDQFGKTKVHSAGCPFFGHPVPPAPCPCPLRQAWGSLDALVGRLRAAYEENGGRPENNPFGARAVRLYLREVREHQTRARGVSYDKKKRRKPPQQHHPAAAHDVHSHDGNGHHYHPHMPPPPPGAAA